A single window of Chloracidobacterium sp. DNA harbors:
- a CDS encoding VOC family protein codes for MNIPKSHQAVMPYLILDDAASFIGFVTRVFNAELTHHSIREDDLVGHCEIQIGGSTIMFSNSRGEWTAANANMFVYVDDADDTYARAVENGAGTIMPPDDQEYGRSCGVTDPFGNVWWITSVIE; via the coding sequence ATGAATATTCCCAAAAGCCATCAGGCAGTGATGCCGTATTTGATTTTGGATGACGCTGCGTCGTTCATCGGGTTTGTTACCCGCGTTTTCAATGCCGAATTGACTCACCATAGCATCCGTGAGGACGACCTGGTCGGGCATTGCGAAATACAGATCGGCGGAAGCACGATAATGTTCTCAAATAGCCGCGGCGAATGGACGGCGGCGAATGCGAATATGTTTGTTTATGTCGATGATGCGGATGACACTTATGCTCGGGCTGTCGAAAACGGAGCGGGAACTATTATGCCGCCCGACGATCAAGAATACGGCCGCAGCTGTGGCGTGACTGATCCCTTCGGCAATGTCTGGTGGATCACGTCGGTTATTGAGTAA
- a CDS encoding histidine phosphatase family protein: MRKKLLLRALLLALVIFIIGGIEAQAQKKTIILVRHAEKDISATADKVDPPLNDIGLERAKRLATTVKRYKPGAVYSTNFIRTRATATPTAVWRKKAVTIFDPKKLDELVASVMASKTKRFLIVAHNTTTPTLANLFIKEEKYKPLLETEYSKMWIIKIRNGKLKSVEVTDY; encoded by the coding sequence ATGAGGAAAAAACTACTTCTTCGGGCCTTGTTGTTGGCTTTGGTGATTTTTATCATCGGCGGCATCGAGGCACAGGCGCAGAAAAAGACCATAATTCTGGTTCGTCACGCGGAAAAGGACATTTCCGCAACTGCCGATAAGGTTGACCCACCACTCAACGATATCGGTCTGGAAAGGGCCAAACGATTGGCCACAACTGTCAAGCGTTATAAGCCCGGAGCAGTTTATTCGACCAACTTCATCCGGACCCGTGCGACTGCCACACCGACAGCGGTCTGGCGAAAAAAAGCGGTCACGATCTTTGATCCAAAAAAGCTTGATGAACTGGTTGCAAGCGTGATGGCGTCAAAGACTAAACGCTTTCTGATCGTCGCGCATAACACCACGACACCGACACTTGCCAATTTATTTATTAAAGAAGAGAAGTACAAACCGCTCTTGGAGACCGAGTACTCCAAAATGTGGATCATCAAAATCCGTAACGGCAAGCTGAAAAGTGTAGAAGTGACCGACTATTAA
- a CDS encoding FAD-binding protein: MFESIHFNSVGRKTTNASKPEVIAELRAIVGAENVVVDPDKVEPYGADAVKEKFPPEAVVFPESTAQMVAILKLANEHLFPVTARGGGVGYTGGAVPVDGGIVVGTDRMNKIIEINADDLYAVCQPGITTFALQQAAEMQGLMFAPDPASYKDSFIGGNIAENAGGMRTPKYGVTKHHVLGLEVVTATGDIIYTGGKTVKNVVGFDLTGLMCGSEGMLGIITEATLKLLPMPEATSTVRANFHSMEAACKVLTKFTPHGLLPMAMEVIDKYCVAAVEENFAFGLSPDAEAILLVAVDGSRDEVERNAVMIERIIGENGGFDVLRAKSKEEEDKLWDVRRAISPSLMKYGTLKINEDVVVPRSKVPELVARIEEIGRRHNTFVANFGHAGDGNIHVNFVVDRENPDEIARARKCVAETFQLSVDLGGTISGEHGIGYVKSRYLDYALNAPTIEIMKGIKKAFDPNGILNPGKMFI; this comes from the coding sequence ATGTTCGAATCGATCCATTTCAATTCAGTAGGTCGGAAGACGACAAACGCTTCAAAACCCGAGGTTATCGCAGAGCTTCGAGCGATCGTCGGAGCGGAGAATGTCGTCGTCGATCCCGACAAAGTCGAACCGTACGGTGCTGATGCGGTAAAGGAAAAGTTTCCGCCCGAGGCTGTCGTGTTTCCGGAATCCACGGCTCAGATGGTCGCGATATTGAAACTTGCCAACGAGCACCTTTTTCCCGTGACAGCACGCGGCGGCGGAGTCGGATATACCGGCGGGGCCGTTCCGGTCGACGGCGGCATTGTCGTCGGAACCGACCGGATGAACAAGATCATCGAGATCAACGCGGATGATCTCTATGCGGTTTGCCAGCCCGGAATTACGACATTTGCTTTGCAGCAGGCGGCGGAAATGCAGGGCCTGATGTTTGCACCTGATCCGGCAAGTTATAAGGACAGTTTTATCGGCGGCAATATCGCCGAAAATGCCGGTGGAATGCGTACGCCAAAGTACGGGGTTACAAAGCACCACGTACTCGGACTTGAGGTCGTCACCGCGACCGGCGATATTATCTACACGGGCGGCAAGACGGTAAAGAACGTCGTCGGATTCGACCTGACCGGATTAATGTGCGGCAGCGAGGGTATGCTTGGGATTATTACCGAGGCGACGCTCAAGCTGCTGCCGATGCCGGAGGCAACATCTACCGTGCGTGCTAATTTTCACTCGATGGAAGCCGCCTGCAAGGTGTTGACCAAATTCACACCGCACGGCCTGTTGCCGATGGCGATGGAGGTCATCGACAAATATTGCGTCGCCGCCGTCGAAGAGAATTTTGCCTTCGGCCTGTCGCCTGACGCTGAGGCGATCCTGCTCGTTGCCGTGGACGGTTCTCGCGACGAGGTCGAGCGAAATGCCGTAATGATCGAACGCATCATTGGCGAAAACGGAGGATTCGACGTCCTCCGCGCAAAGTCAAAAGAAGAGGAAGACAAGCTCTGGGACGTCCGTCGAGCCATCTCGCCCTCGCTGATGAAATACGGCACGCTCAAGATCAACGAGGACGTCGTCGTACCACGATCAAAGGTCCCGGAACTCGTTGCGCGAATCGAGGAGATCGGCCGTCGACACAATACTTTTGTCGCCAATTTCGGCCACGCCGGCGATGGCAACATCCACGTGAATTTTGTTGTTGACCGCGAAAACCCGGATGAGATCGCCCGGGCTCGCAAGTGTGTCGCCGAGACTTTTCAGCTATCGGTGGACCTAGGCGGTACGATCTCCGGCGAACACGGCATCGGTTATGTGAAGTCTCGCTATCTGGACTATGCCCTAAACGCTCCGACAATCGAGATAATGAAAGGCATCAAAAAAGCCTTTGACCCGAACGGTATCCTAAATCCCGGCAAGATGTTTATCTAG
- a CDS encoding dicarboxylate/amino acid:cation symporter, with the protein MSEQDKETLPSDQYDLEIATDLDDNTDDKPKGMALHTKILIGLVVGIGGGLIANQVLGGSSEGVSWLISNITQPVGTLFLNLLLMIVVPLVFSSLVSGVAGIGDIRKLGRIGLKSFAYCLIISAISVVIGLGLTNTIRPGERISPEIAIQLKEKFSSGAASATDAQKKAAESAKADSPLMQVVKTVVPKNIFNSIAGENPNMLHIMFFALIVGIAITLLPAPISTPFVSVMDAIFAITSKIIDIIMKFAPYAVACLIFNNIAQFGIDLLGSLAWFVATVLLGLGIHFFGVYSLSVWLLSKINPIDFFRRVWTVIITAFSTSSSNATLPTALRISEENLGVPKEINSFVLTVGATANQNGTALYEGVTVLFLAQLAGVDLSIGLQLMVVYLAILGGIGTAGVPSGSIPFIIGILAMIGIDPALIAIILGVDRILDMCRTTLNVVGDITAATFVARSEGYELLKTHPDSN; encoded by the coding sequence ATGAGCGAACAGGACAAGGAAACGTTACCTTCGGATCAGTATGACCTTGAAATTGCGACGGACCTCGACGATAACACGGACGACAAACCAAAAGGTATGGCGTTGCACACCAAGATTCTTATCGGCTTGGTGGTTGGCATAGGCGGCGGTTTGATCGCAAATCAGGTCCTGGGCGGCTCTAGCGAAGGCGTTTCGTGGTTGATCTCTAATATCACGCAGCCTGTCGGAACGCTCTTTTTGAATTTACTGTTAATGATCGTCGTTCCGCTCGTGTTTTCTTCACTGGTGTCAGGTGTTGCCGGCATCGGAGACATCCGTAAATTAGGGCGAATCGGTCTCAAATCGTTTGCCTATTGTCTTATTATTTCGGCGATATCAGTCGTGATAGGCCTCGGGTTGACCAATACGATCCGTCCGGGAGAACGCATCAGTCCTGAGATAGCGATACAACTAAAAGAAAAATTCTCGAGTGGTGCAGCATCTGCCACGGACGCTCAAAAGAAAGCTGCCGAATCAGCAAAGGCTGATTCTCCATTGATGCAGGTGGTCAAAACCGTCGTGCCGAAGAATATTTTTAACTCGATCGCTGGCGAAAATCCGAACATGCTCCACATTATGTTCTTCGCCTTGATCGTCGGAATTGCGATCACGCTCTTGCCGGCACCGATCTCTACTCCGTTCGTGAGCGTGATGGACGCGATATTTGCGATCACTTCAAAGATCATCGATATAATTATGAAGTTCGCGCCGTATGCCGTGGCGTGTTTGATCTTTAATAACATTGCTCAATTTGGCATTGACTTGCTCGGTTCGTTGGCTTGGTTCGTGGCAACGGTCCTCTTGGGTTTGGGAATACATTTTTTCGGTGTTTATTCGCTCTCTGTCTGGCTACTATCGAAGATCAATCCGATCGATTTTTTCCGACGTGTTTGGACCGTGATCATCACTGCGTTTTCGACTAGCTCGTCGAACGCTACATTGCCGACTGCTCTTCGAATTTCAGAAGAAAATCTCGGTGTCCCGAAAGAGATCAATAGTTTTGTGCTCACCGTCGGAGCGACCGCAAATCAAAACGGAACAGCCCTTTACGAAGGTGTTACGGTTTTATTTCTGGCTCAGCTTGCCGGAGTGGATCTGTCGATCGGCCTACAATTGATGGTCGTCTATCTCGCGATCCTCGGCGGCATCGGTACCGCCGGCGTGCCTTCGGGCTCGATTCCTTTTATTATCGGGATCTTGGCGATGATCGGGATCGATCCGGCTCTAATAGCGATCATACTCGGAGTTGATCGTATCCTCGATATGTGCCGCACGACGCTGAATGTCGTCGGTGACATCACGGCAGCAACATTTGTCGCACGGAGCGAAGGCTACGAGCTATTGAAAACTCATCCGGACTCGAATTAA
- a CDS encoding rhomboid family intramembrane serine protease, which produces MFPIGDDNSDRRIQPVVNYGFIAVNILVFLLLQQLGGNEAFTYAFSLVPKEITTGVDLNGIQILRDSLGRTAEIHHYASPLPVYFNFLSSMFMHGDIMHIFGNMMFLFIFGDNLENLLGHIRYVVFYLVCGIAAASAQILMGPDSIIPMLGASGAISGVLGGYLLLFPNKPVKAIIFNFLTTVPAYVALGIWIVYQLVIGYLTPSGGGGVAYAAHIGGFVAGLVLIKVFAIGRKA; this is translated from the coding sequence ATGTTTCCAATCGGCGATGACAACTCTGATCGGCGCATTCAGCCAGTGGTCAATTACGGCTTCATCGCTGTGAATATCCTCGTGTTTCTGCTACTGCAGCAACTCGGCGGCAACGAAGCATTCACCTACGCATTTTCACTTGTGCCTAAGGAGATAACGACCGGTGTTGACCTTAATGGCATCCAGATTCTGCGTGATTCGCTCGGACGGACCGCGGAGATACACCATTACGCCTCGCCATTGCCCGTCTATTTCAACTTTCTGAGTTCGATGTTTATGCACGGCGACATAATGCATATTTTCGGCAATATGATGTTTCTGTTCATATTCGGTGACAATCTTGAAAATCTTTTGGGGCATATCCGCTATGTAGTGTTTTACCTTGTTTGCGGTATCGCCGCAGCCTCGGCACAGATACTGATGGGGCCGGATTCGATCATACCGATGCTAGGTGCCTCGGGCGCGATCTCGGGTGTTTTGGGCGGTTATCTATTGCTGTTTCCAAACAAGCCCGTAAAGGCGATCATTTTCAATTTTCTTACGACGGTACCCGCGTATGTTGCCCTCGGTATCTGGATCGTGTACCAATTGGTGATCGGATATTTGACGCCGTCAGGCGGCGGCGGCGTGGCTTATGCCGCACACATTGGCGGTTTTGTCGCCGGACTGGTGTTGATCAAAGTATTTGCGATCGGGCGAAAAGCCTAG
- a CDS encoding glycosyltransferase yields the protein MKLARKINTVIEAFRGGGLGAVTAKSQQVIRRISIRRSEQNWIRKYGVLSEKERIQIRDDIQAMPRRPKVAILMPVYNIDEKWLRKCVNSVRGQIYQDWELCIVDDHSPSPHIKIVLDHYSKLDSRIRVVYRTENGHISVASNDALEMATGEFCILLDHDDELSEDAVYSVAREIVEDPNVALIYSDEDMIDDKGHRFDLKFKPDFSRDLLLSINLVTHLSAYRADLLRKVGGFRIGTEGSQDYDLALRVIDEISSAQIRHIPRVLYHWRAIPGSVALSGDEKPYAHDRARTAISDHLKRIGSDAVVEPTNLNFHRVRYSLPEEAPRVTVITIGHRGDRIGDGIEILTNYSSVEYRSVPADNDLANRLNNSIATASGDVICLIDTAVVPKCCDWLSELVSFAVQADVGAIGGKVIDKHRRVVDGGLVFGGSELVNVAHFGFAEDEAGNMFRGIVVGNYSAVSMSCFAFCKSNFNDIGGFDTTLPMDLIDADLCLRMGEGGLRIVFDPYAVFQLKSGSKLAKQIGARKGETTAFEERWRDVIARDPFYNCNLDPEDGQFRIKI from the coding sequence ATGAAGTTGGCTAGAAAGATCAATACCGTGATAGAAGCATTTCGGGGCGGCGGCCTCGGTGCTGTGACGGCAAAATCGCAGCAGGTGATCCGACGGATCTCCATCCGTCGATCCGAACAGAACTGGATCAGAAAATACGGTGTCTTGAGCGAAAAAGAAAGAATACAAATTCGTGACGACATCCAAGCGATGCCGCGCAGACCAAAAGTCGCGATCTTGATGCCGGTCTACAATATCGATGAGAAATGGCTCCGCAAGTGTGTTAATTCGGTTCGCGGGCAAATATATCAGGACTGGGAACTGTGTATTGTGGACGACCATTCTCCTTCGCCGCATATCAAAATTGTTTTGGATCATTACAGCAAACTGGATTCGCGGATACGAGTAGTCTATCGAACTGAGAATGGCCATATTTCAGTTGCCTCCAATGATGCTCTTGAAATGGCTACCGGCGAATTTTGTATTCTGCTTGATCACGATGATGAACTTTCTGAAGATGCCGTGTATTCGGTAGCGAGAGAGATCGTCGAGGATCCAAATGTGGCACTGATCTATAGCGACGAGGATATGATCGACGATAAAGGGCATCGGTTCGACCTCAAGTTTAAGCCTGATTTCAGCCGGGACCTTTTACTATCGATCAATCTTGTGACCCATCTATCCGCGTATCGAGCCGATCTGCTCAGAAAGGTCGGTGGTTTTCGCATCGGTACGGAGGGAAGCCAAGACTATGATCTGGCATTGAGGGTTATTGATGAGATCTCTAGTGCTCAGATCCGTCACATTCCGCGAGTCCTGTATCACTGGCGTGCGATACCCGGATCGGTGGCGTTGAGCGGCGACGAAAAGCCGTATGCTCACGACCGGGCACGCACTGCGATCTCGGATCATTTGAAAAGGATAGGATCAGATGCGGTCGTAGAGCCAACCAACTTAAATTTTCATCGGGTCCGATATTCGTTGCCGGAAGAGGCTCCGAGGGTCACGGTGATCACTATTGGCCATCGCGGCGACAGAATCGGAGATGGGATAGAAATTTTGACCAACTATTCTAGTGTCGAATATCGATCGGTCCCCGCCGACAATGACCTTGCTAACCGCCTTAATAATTCGATCGCTACTGCATCTGGAGATGTCATTTGTCTTATCGACACCGCCGTAGTTCCGAAATGTTGCGATTGGCTATCCGAATTAGTAAGTTTCGCGGTCCAGGCCGACGTTGGAGCGATTGGCGGCAAAGTCATTGACAAGCATCGCCGAGTTGTGGATGGCGGTCTGGTTTTCGGCGGCAGTGAACTCGTGAACGTCGCCCATTTTGGATTTGCTGAGGATGAAGCCGGCAATATGTTTCGAGGAATCGTCGTTGGCAATTATTCGGCCGTGTCGATGTCGTGTTTTGCATTTTGCAAAAGTAACTTTAATGACATCGGCGGATTTGATACGACATTGCCAATGGATCTAATAGACGCCGATCTATGTTTGCGAATGGGCGAGGGAGGACTTCGGATCGTGTTCGATCCGTATGCGGTGTTTCAACTTAAAAGTGGTTCAAAGCTAGCCAAGCAGATCGGTGCAAGAAAGGGCGAAACGACCGCATTTGAAGAAAGATGGCGGGACGTGATCGCCCGCGACCCTTTCTACAACTGCAATCTAGACCCGGAAGACGGGCAGTTTCGAATAAAGATCTAG
- a CDS encoding class I SAM-dependent methyltransferase, whose amino-acid sequence MMFGTREAFDYLECGECGTLQLVDIPDLATHYPDEYYSFSAAENELESSVQRRFAVRQIGKYLMFGKGFVGKRLAERRPYLVSRFPASLRESLLDLNFNSRILDFGCGGGELLRHLSIFGFTDLTGADTFIERDLTFPGGVRVFRSGLESLEPAFDLIMLHHSFEHLPDPVNALLGIKRLLADDGTCLIRIPVASYAWGKYGVNWFQLDPPRHLFLYTEHSFRALAEAAGFDVIKTVYDSTAAQFFISEQYAADISMHDGRAYSGKADESIFTQGQLDKWEVQTTELNRDGRGDQACFYLKKRNKHSN is encoded by the coding sequence ATGATGTTTGGCACCCGTGAGGCTTTTGACTATTTGGAATGCGGGGAATGCGGCACGCTACAGTTAGTCGATATTCCGGATCTCGCAACGCATTATCCTGACGAGTACTATTCGTTTTCTGCCGCTGAGAACGAACTTGAGTCGAGTGTGCAGCGGCGATTTGCAGTCCGACAGATCGGAAAGTATCTAATGTTCGGAAAAGGATTTGTAGGTAAGAGATTGGCGGAGCGCAGGCCATATCTTGTCAGTCGTTTTCCGGCTTCGCTCCGAGAGTCACTGCTCGACCTGAATTTCAACTCAAGGATCCTGGACTTTGGTTGCGGCGGCGGTGAGCTACTTCGTCATTTGAGCATATTCGGCTTCACTGATCTGACCGGAGCAGATACGTTCATTGAACGAGATCTGACGTTCCCGGGTGGGGTTCGCGTGTTTCGCTCAGGCCTTGAGAGCCTTGAGCCTGCGTTCGATCTGATAATGCTCCACCATTCGTTCGAACATCTTCCGGACCCTGTGAACGCACTGCTTGGGATAAAACGTTTATTAGCCGACGACGGCACTTGCCTGATCAGAATCCCTGTTGCGAGCTACGCTTGGGGAAAGTACGGTGTCAATTGGTTTCAACTCGACCCCCCGCGTCACCTCTTTCTTTATACGGAACATAGTTTTCGAGCCCTTGCTGAGGCGGCCGGATTTGACGTCATAAAGACGGTTTATGACTCCACCGCTGCACAATTTTTCATTAGCGAGCAATATGCCGCGGATATTTCAATGCACGATGGTCGGGCCTATAGTGGGAAAGCAGATGAGAGCATTTTCACGCAGGGTCAGCTTGATAAATGGGAAGTTCAGACCACTGAACTTAATCGTGATGGTCGCGGCGATCAGGCTTGTTTCTATCTGAAAAAAAGAAATAAGCATTCAAACTGA
- a CDS encoding ABC transporter ATP-binding protein — translation MEAIRVKNLSKRYVLGGTTHNSLRDLIYSVFSQSGRRRPIDEVWALDDISFSVNEGETLGIIGRNGAGKSTLLKILSRITKPTAGSVEIHGRVGSLLEVGTGFHNELSGRENIYLNGAILGMKRSEIESKFDEIIAFSEIERFLDTPVKHYSSGMYMRLAFSIAAHLEPEVLIVDEVLAVGDVGFQKKCLGKMKDVGEKGRTVIFVSHDMSAITRLCDRVIWIKDGKLRLDGVARDVVGEYLHDQESIGAERYWPESSAPASEFVRLRSVRVCDEAGKTTASPDIRLPVGVEVCYEVLKPAKVMVPNLHFFNETGTCIFVSHDWGGGWRDRPRPIGKYNSTVWLPGNFLAEGSVYVGVAVTTYSPLEVHFVEWDAVTFNVIDSIAGDSARGDYVGVLPGIVRPILEWKTTVSV, via the coding sequence ATGGAGGCGATCAGGGTCAAAAACCTTTCAAAACGATATGTGCTGGGCGGCACCACTCATAACTCACTGCGCGACCTCATATATAGCGTCTTTTCGCAGAGCGGCCGTCGACGACCGATCGACGAGGTTTGGGCACTGGACGACATCTCGTTTTCGGTCAACGAGGGCGAAACTCTGGGCATCATCGGACGGAACGGTGCCGGTAAATCCACGTTGCTGAAGATCCTATCGCGTATTACCAAACCAACTGCGGGCAGTGTCGAGATCCACGGTCGCGTCGGCTCGCTGCTTGAGGTCGGGACCGGCTTTCACAACGAACTGTCGGGCCGCGAAAACATCTACCTGAACGGTGCTATCCTCGGGATGAAGCGTTCTGAGATAGAATCTAAGTTTGATGAGATCATCGCTTTTTCAGAGATCGAACGCTTTTTGGATACGCCGGTCAAGCACTATTCGAGTGGTATGTATATGCGGCTAGCTTTCTCGATCGCGGCTCATCTCGAACCGGAAGTTTTGATCGTTGACGAAGTTTTGGCAGTTGGCGATGTCGGATTTCAGAAAAAGTGTTTGGGCAAAATGAAAGATGTCGGCGAAAAAGGCCGAACCGTGATATTTGTCTCACACGATATGAGTGCGATCACGCGACTGTGCGACCGCGTCATTTGGATCAAGGACGGTAAACTTCGCCTTGATGGGGTCGCAAGAGATGTCGTCGGCGAATATCTTCACGATCAGGAAAGCATCGGTGCTGAAAGATATTGGCCCGAGTCGTCGGCACCGGCAAGCGAATTTGTAAGATTGCGAAGCGTGCGAGTGTGCGACGAGGCCGGAAAAACAACTGCATCTCCGGATATAAGGCTTCCGGTCGGTGTCGAGGTGTGCTACGAAGTCCTTAAACCTGCAAAGGTTATGGTGCCCAATCTGCACTTTTTTAACGAGACCGGGACGTGTATCTTTGTTTCGCACGATTGGGGCGGTGGTTGGCGTGACAGACCACGGCCGATAGGCAAGTACAACAGCACAGTCTGGTTACCGGGCAACTTCCTAGCTGAGGGTTCGGTTTATGTCGGAGTTGCCGTAACGACGTATTCACCGCTTGAGGTACATTTTGTCGAGTGGGATGCAGTCACATTTAATGTGATCGACAGCATTGCCGGAGACTCTGCCCGCGGTGACTATGTTGGTGTCCTACCTGGAATCGTCAGGCCGATTCTCGAATGGAAAACCACAGTGTCAGTTTGA
- a CDS encoding ABC transporter permease, with product MDNVNTREDQMTVIGPRSRLGAIDLRELWRYRELLYFLTWRDVKIRYKQTVIGIAWAVLQPVVTTAIFTLLFSNFARFETGSTPYPVFALSALVIWLFVHNAITLASGSFVSNSNLVTKVYFPRLIVPLAATLSGIFDLIFSVIILIGLILYYGIEPTSGILLAPVFLILAFVMAAALGTLLSALNVKFRDVKFALPFVLQVWMIASPIFYPASMVSGRWRLAFAINPLTGLIDGFRSSLFGLPFDWELIGISVLSVAVMCVISLIIFSKMEDDFADVI from the coding sequence TTGGATAACGTAAATACACGTGAGGATCAAATGACCGTCATCGGCCCGAGAAGCCGATTGGGCGCAATAGACCTGCGCGAGCTGTGGCGATATCGCGAATTGCTGTATTTTCTCACTTGGCGCGACGTCAAGATACGCTATAAGCAAACCGTCATCGGCATTGCGTGGGCGGTTTTGCAGCCGGTTGTCACCACGGCGATCTTCACACTGCTATTTAGCAATTTTGCACGCTTTGAGACCGGTAGCACACCATATCCTGTTTTTGCTCTGAGTGCACTTGTTATTTGGCTGTTTGTCCATAACGCCATTACGCTTGCGAGCGGCAGTTTTGTCAGTAACTCCAATCTCGTTACCAAAGTGTATTTTCCTCGTTTGATAGTGCCGCTGGCGGCAACGCTATCGGGTATTTTCGACTTGATATTCAGTGTGATCATACTTATCGGCTTGATCCTGTATTACGGTATCGAGCCGACGTCAGGCATCTTACTTGCCCCTGTCTTTTTGATCTTGGCTTTTGTAATGGCCGCAGCCCTCGGCACGTTGCTCTCGGCTCTCAATGTTAAATTTCGCGATGTCAAATTTGCCCTGCCATTCGTATTGCAGGTTTGGATGATCGCGTCGCCGATATTTTATCCAGCGAGTATGGTCAGCGGCCGGTGGCGGCTGGCATTTGCCATAAACCCACTAACAGGCCTGATCGACGGATTTCGAAGCTCCCTTTTCGGTCTGCCGTTCGATTGGGAATTAATTGGAATTTCGGTTCTATCGGTTGCTGTGATGTGTGTCATTTCGCTGATCATATTTTCAAAGATGGAGGATGATTTTGCTGACGTGATCTAG
- a CDS encoding glycosyltransferase family 2 protein, producing MSETTVVVPSYNHAPFIETCLRSIIGQTLSPKKLLVIDDGSKDDSPAVIDRVLKDCPFDSELIVRENRGLCRTLNQALELSSGKYFAYIGSDDYWLDSFIEKRVDLLEGRPKAVLGYGHAYFVDENGREYDSTAEYRSTWGNYPDGDPRRMLLSGIAPVSSTLFYRRSALESVGWNENSRLEDYELYLKMMQLGEFAFDPAILSAWRQHRYNTSGDTLLMLTEVIAAQERNFHILGLSPEQLADIQTETKYRYARELLQHGNKMSAAKLAVANWKGSRGTSDLFRFSVRMFIPMAVVNYYRRSKRARFSV from the coding sequence ATGTCTGAGACTACCGTTGTGGTTCCATCTTATAACCACGCCCCGTTTATCGAGACCTGTCTGCGATCGATTATAGGCCAAACCCTTTCGCCAAAAAAGCTGCTTGTGATCGATGACGGCTCTAAGGACGATTCGCCAGCGGTCATAGACCGCGTTCTCAAGGATTGTCCGTTTGATTCAGAGTTGATAGTTCGCGAAAATCGCGGCCTGTGTCGAACACTAAATCAGGCTCTGGAACTAAGTTCCGGCAAGTATTTTGCTTATATCGGATCGGATGATTATTGGCTGGACAGCTTTATCGAAAAGCGGGTCGATCTACTAGAAGGGCGGCCAAAAGCGGTTCTCGGTTACGGGCACGCATATTTTGTCGATGAGAATGGCCGCGAATACGACTCGACCGCCGAATATCGTTCGACCTGGGGAAATTATCCCGATGGTGATCCGAGGCGGATGTTATTGAGCGGAATAGCTCCTGTGAGTTCGACGCTCTTTTACCGTCGTTCAGCTCTTGAGTCCGTTGGGTGGAATGAGAACTCAAGGCTAGAGGATTATGAGCTATATTTGAAAATGATGCAGCTCGGCGAATTTGCGTTTGATCCGGCAATTCTGTCAGCCTGGCGGCAACATCGTTATAATACGAGCGGCGATACACTATTGATGCTTACCGAGGTGATCGCCGCCCAGGAACGCAATTTTCACATTCTCGGCCTATCGCCCGAACAACTTGCTGACATACAAACTGAGACAAAATATCGGTACGCCCGCGAACTGCTTCAGCACGGTAATAAGATGTCAGCCGCAAAATTGGCGGTAGCCAATTGGAAGGGGTCGCGGGGAACATCCGATCTTTTCAGGTTTAGTGTTAGGATGTTTATCCCGATGGCAGTCGTCAATTACTATCGCCGCAGCAAGCGTGCCCGTTTTTCGGTCTGA